Proteins encoded in a region of the Kwoniella botswanensis chromosome 2, complete sequence genome:
- a CDS encoding 3-deoxy-7-phosphoheptulonate synthase has product MSHGTPSPDRNRPLDDRKVTGYDPLIPPALLRHDLPVPTVANKTISSARRTAASIVQGTDPLSRLLVVVGPCSIHDVDQAKEYASRLRKGVQEGRWPGLEVVMRVYFEKPRTTVGWKGLINDPDINNSFAINKGLRIARQLLCDINEMGMPVGCELLDTISPQFIADLITWGAIGARTTESQLHRELASGASFPIGFKNGTDGSVGVAIDAMQSASHPHNFMGINSQGMASIVKTSGNGDCHVILRGGTHGPNYASEHVQKALSTMRTKNPGAFASIMVDCSHGNSSKNHLNQPKVAADVAGQIAAGEEGITGIMFESNLKGGKQSSDKPRDQLEYGVSITDACVDWEMTVDMLDNLNKASLARRAIVDAKHANGNGEVPAVKKLKTEE; this is encoded by the exons ATGTCCCACGGAACACCTTCTCCAGATAGAAACAGGCCATTAGATGACCGAAAGGTCACAGGT TACGATCCCCTTATCCCCCCTGCTTTACTCCGACATGATCTTCCCGTACCTACCGTGGCGAACAagaccatctcatcagctagGAGAACAGCAGCCTCCATCGTACAAGGTACTGACCCCTTATCCCGATTGTTGGTCGTAGTTGGACCATGTAGTATACATGATGTTGATCAGGCTAAAGAGTACGCTTCGAGGTTGAGAAAAGGTGTGCAGGAAGGTAGATGGCCTGGATTGGAGGTCGTCATGAGAGTCTACTT CGAGAAGCCAAGAACGACCGTAGGATGGAAGGGTCTAATCAATGATCCCGATATCAACAATTCTTTCGCCATCAACAAAGGTCTCAGAATCGCTAGGCAGTTGTTATGCGATATCAACGAGATGGGTATGCCTGTAGGATGTGAATTGCTTGATACGATTAG TCCCCAATTCATTGCCGATTTGATAACCTGGGGAGCCATCGGTGCACGAACCACCGAATCTCAATTACATCGAGAACTAGCATCCGGTGCATCTTTCCCTATAGGTTTCAAGAATGGTACGGATGGTTCAGTCGGAGTCGCCATCGACGCTATGCAATCCGCTTCTCACCCCCACAACTTCATGGGTATAAATTCACAAGGTATGGCCAGTATCGTCAAGACCAGTGGGAATGGAGATTGTCATGTGATCTTGAGGGGAGGTACCCATGGCCCCAACTATGC CTCCGAACATGTTCAGAAAGCTCTCTCGACTATGAGAACCAAAAACCCCGGCGCCTTCGCTTCAATCATGGTAGATTGTTCTCACGGTAACTCGTCGAAGAATCACTTGAACCAACCTAAAGTGGCTGCGGACGTCGCTGGACAGATCGCTGctggtgaggaaggtatcACCGGTATCAT GTTCGAAAGTAATTTGAAGGGAGGTAAACAAAGCTCGGATAAACCTAGAGATCAATTGGAGTACGGTGTATCAATCactgatg CCTGTGTTGATTGGGAAATGACAGTTGATATGCTCGATAATctgaacaag GCTTCACTCGCACGAAGAGCTATTGTGGACGCTAAACATGCTAATGGGAACGGGGAAGTCCCAGCTGTCAAGAAGTTGAAGACTGAGGAGTAG
- a CDS encoding serine-tRNA ligase — MIDLIHFQTEKGGNPDIVRESQKKRGASVELVDEVIEIFGAHKQAQFEKEGAQRELNALQKEIGQIKKAKGDASELLAKKAELDKKIADLVTKTNELVTLRDKKAGLIGNIVDERNAVSMNEDDNAILRVWHPEPNHKGNSGTGLALEDKSEGILSHHEVLYRLEAYDTDRGVKVFGHRGFYLTNDGVDLNQALISYGLDFLRKKSYKKIQPPFMIKKDIMAATAQLSEFDEALYKVTGDSEDKYLIATSEQPISAMHMDENIPPQNLPYRYAGYSTCFRKEAGSHGKDTWGIFRVHQFEKVEQFIICEPDNSPAELDRMVETSREFYESLEIPYRVVNIVSGALNNAASIKYDLEAWFPFQGEYKELVSCSNCTDYQSRSLNVRLGFKTKDTKVGFVHMLNGTLCATERALCCIVENYQTPEGLRIPKVLQPYMQGREFLPYTAELPKGTTSQKQKK; from the exons atgatagatCTTATTCACT TCCAAACTGAGAAGGGAGGTAATCCCGATATCGTCCGTGAATcccagaagaagagaggagcAAGTGTGGAGTTGGTagatgaggtgattgagatCTTTGGCGCTCACAAGCAAG CCCAGttcgagaaagaaggtgcCCAACGTGAACTGAACGCCCTTCAAAAAGAGATTGGACAAatcaagaaagccaaaggaGACGCCTCAGAGTTGTTAGCCAAGAAAGCAGAATTGGACAAGAAGATTGCGGATTTGGTTACCAAGACGAACGAATTGGTCACGCTGAGAGATAAGAAAGCTGGTTTGATTGGGAATATCGTTGATGAGAGGAATGCCGTTTCGAtgaacgag GATGACAACGCTATCCTGCGAGTGTGGCACCCCGAGCCCAACCACAAAGGTAATTCCGGTACCGGTCTAGCTTTAGAAGATAAATCGGAAGGTATATTATCTCATCACGAGGTTTTATACAGATTAGAAGCGTACGATACCGATAGGGGTGTCAAGGTATTTGGACATCGTGGTTTCTACTTGACCAACGATGGTGTAGATCTCAATCAAGCTTTAATCTCTTACGGATTGGATTTCTTGAGGAAAAAGTCTTACAAAAAAATTCAACCTCCTTTTATGATTAAGAAAGATATCATGGCTGCCACTGCTCAATTATCCGAATTCGACGAAGCGTTATATAAAGTCACTGGTGATTCTGAAGATAAATATTTGATTGCCACTTCGGAACAACCTATCTCAGCTATGCATATGGATGAGAATATTCCTCCTCAGAATTTACCTTAtag ATACGCTGGTTACTCTACTTGTTTCAGAAAAGAAGCTGGTTCGCACGGTAAGGACACTTGGGGTATTTTCAGAGTACATCAATTCGAGAAGGTCgagcag TTTATCATTTGTGAACCCGACAACTCCCCTGCCGAACTCGATCGAATGGTAGAGACCTCTCGAGAATTCTACGAATCGCTTGAAATCCCTTACAGAGTAGTCAACATCGTTTCTGGTGCTTTGAACAACGCCGCTTCGATCAAATACGATTTGGAAGCTTGGTTCCCCTTCCAAGGCGAATACAAGGAATTGGTCAGTTGTTCAAACTGTACAGATTATC AATCAAGATCGTTGAACGTCCGATTGGGATTCAAGACTAAAGATACTAAAGTCGGTTTCGTACATATGTTGAACGGTACCTTATGTGCTACCGAACGAGCTTTGTGCTGCATTGTTGAGAACTACCAGACtccagag GGTCTCCGAATCCCCAAAGTACTTCAACCATATATGCAAGGAAGGGAATTCTTACCTTATACCGCTGAGTTGCCAAAGGGAACTACCAGtcaaaagcagaagaagtgA